Within Lolium rigidum isolate FL_2022 chromosome 5, APGP_CSIRO_Lrig_0.1, whole genome shotgun sequence, the genomic segment TACAACACCTTTCCCAGTATCCACACGTACGAGGAGGAGCACCAACGGTGGACTGCTAGGTTTGGTACGGCGGCTGGCCTGGAGTGGAGGCgctagctagggttcccaacacaTGGGAGTGCTCTAACCGTGCCCTTTGGTCAGCCGCAGCCCCACTATATTTAGGGAGTAACGATGGGCTTCACAACACTTGCGGCCCGCTTACTGAAACCCTAAACTGGTCACCACGAGTCCAACTCGCTAACCCTGTGACTGGCTCGGGTCCAACCCAGCCGACTCACTTCTTAGTCGGATCACATCCCCTTCACTCCCGCTCTTAAGTCTGTGACCCCGTAGGCTCATGGTTTCCTGGACACGGTTGGAGTCCAACTCGCAACCGACCAGTCGGCAGCGGCTTCTAGCAGAGCATGCTGACTCTCAAGAACCATAGTCATGACGACAAACCTTTCCAATGTGACTTTCGTCCTAGTCCTGTTTGCCTCATGATATACCTTGTCAGACAAGCTATAAGCGAGTTAATGCCATCCCTTTAATAGCTCAACTTTCTTCTCAAGCCATGATATGTGATTCATCCGACTAACTCTTACTCAGTCGCTTTAGTTAAAATTAACCGAGTCGCGCATGGTCATGCTTCTGAATCATACcatccgagagggcccaaagaatATCTCTCCAGTTAGAGCGGTCAAATCCCATCTTGGGCCATGGCAAGCAACTTGATTCTCAGCCGACCTGAACTCTGGCTTTATAACTGCCCTGTTACGGAACAATGTTTTACAAAACCTAATTCCGCCCCACAACTCGGATCGTGCGATCACCTCGGgtctaaggattccattgattgagACAGCCAAATGAGAACTTGGTTGTTTCTTCTCAATATTGGTCAGTCCAACACTTCAACTAAGTTCGCGTAAGCTGGATTAGCAACACCATGCCCATGACAAGTGGaaccgagtcatctgcggacttgcGCATTAGTTTAGGTAGTGTGTGCAGCACAATCTTGACGTCTAAGGAAATCTAGTAAGAACATCATGAATACATAGTTACAGAGCGGAATCACATATTCAATGATACATATCAAATCTTCACACAAAAACGACTTAAATATCTTTATGAATACATCAGGAATTACATCATACCTGATTTCCTCTAGGGCATATTCCCAACAGAGAACGCGTCTAGAGAGGAGAACGACGCCCAAGAGCGTTGTCGTCGCCGACACCGACAACATTGTGCTGAGCTTTCACCAAGAGTTCATGCAAAGCAACCAacccaaaccaggccacaaccgcAGGACGGAAATGTGAGATTGTAGGGATTGAAGAAGACGGCCCCAGATCTGGGCAGTGACAACCAAGATGGCGACTCCCACCATACCACCTCCTATGCTTCTCACTTGCAGTCCTCACTGTTGAGAGAGCCAACCTGCACCGGTGGAGAGGCATCCACCGTCCAAAGCCACCGCTCCAGCATCCAAGAGAACCAACCTCACCTACCTCCCCTCGGGAGGCAAGCCACGAGCACGCAACCAGCTTCGCACCTGCGCCCCTCCAGAACAAAGCCGCTCCTCGACCAGCCTCCAGCAACCATGCAACAACACAGATCGAATCCAGCAGATTGCTCCCAATTTGGAAAGAAATAAGCACATACCTCAACGATGGATGCCAGAGGACCACGTCGGAGCCAGCCCCGATCGGACGATGCTGCCGGGTCCACCAAGATGTAGAAATCAGGCCAGATCAGGCGGCACACCACCGGCGTCCCAAAGGCCCGGCAGTCACATGGCCCCAACCCTGGTCTGGAGCAACCACAACCATCAACAACGCAGCATCCACGGTGCCGAGGGCAGCCCACTGTTGACCTACCATAATCAATACAAGGAGGTCCTGCCTATGGTGTTCAACGGTGCAGCAACAAGATCGATGATGTCTGAGTCGAGCAGGGTTTGAGAGCTGGCAACGGAGATGTTGTAATAGAGGGTGAGATGGCATGGGGAGAGGCGCGTGGAGAGGGTTCTAGGGTTTCCTTGTGTGGGTTGGAGACCCAAGTGTTGCTCTTCCATCCTTCCTTCAAATCTTTCGAAGTTGTCGTGCATAGTACATTGGAGACCCAAGTGTTgctctctcttcacatgttttccaCCATTGGCTCCACTCCCTCCCTAGGCATGATGAAAGCACAAGTGCCAAGATATGTGTGAGGAATCGAGATGAAATCATCCAAGTTATCTTACCCTTTCGGATTGAACGGATCAATAAACCGCCTGTTGGAAGTCGGTGTTGACAGTAAGTTGGCAAGAGTTCCAATccgaaagtactcgcaaactacaaGGCTTATGAAGAGCTTGGTAAGTTTAGAGCACAATTAAAAGATTCAATAGCTTCACAAGGCATTGCAATGTTATGTGGAGCTACATATTGAGTACTCTAGTGGTAACAACAACTAAGTGTTGATATCATTCGATAAAAAGTACTATAATGCAACCTTGCGTTGATGTAGCATGACTTATAAGAACCTAGCAACCAAGTAAGTATAAtctggcaactaagcactttataGTTTAGCAAGCTAGTGATAACACTGGCAATTGCCGACGGAAAAGAAGTTGTCGAGACATgtcaacatgagatctagtttATATCTCGTCGTGACTAAGCTAATGGTGAAAACGAAACGCCGATCGGACTAATGGTAGAAGAGATAAAAGTTTTAGAAGTTTAAAATGAAAGAAATCTTTTGCCGATGTTGTGACTACACATTTAATGTTTTTTCATTGCATGCATGTAGTAGGGTCCTCCAAAGATTTAGCTGTCAACAAGTTCATTAAGAGCCTGTGTGGAACACGTGAATTTCACAGGATGGGAATCATATCTCAttggcctaatgaaactaaacgcCTAAGATGCCATCGTGTAAATGTTTATGCTCAGAATCACTCTTAAACCTATGTCAACATCCATGCACTCTAAACGCCCAAGTAGAAGCACAAGTGTAGTTCTACAAAAGTAGGGAAACATATATTAGACGACAATTCTCTAAAAATGTTGACTTTTTATTGATTGGATGAATTGGCAATCTTCTTTTCGAGAATCAGTACTTGATACAAAACCCTAACTTACTGTATGTATCAATTTGTCACATAAGAGTAAGCGAAAGTTGATGCATCTTGTGGaattttcttttttgtaatttgCCTTTCTCTTCTGTAAAATAGGTGACATTGCTCTGCCAGTGGCATCACAATTGTGTAGGATATTCACAAAATAGCTGATGATGACAACTTGATATTGCTGCCACATCTTATTATTCCGTTTTATGTCTTTATTTTTGAAGGATGCAAGTTCTAGCAAATAGTGCAATAGCAACTGTATTGGTCATCATATTGGCGATAACGACTGGGGGACAAGATCAATGCTTGGATTCGAATGATTCAAAGTATATAACTGGTATAATAGGTTCTATTATTGGCCACTATTGCTGCTGCAATGGCGACACTTGGTCATCGGAAATTGGTGTGCTTAGTGATGAACAACCACGGCTTATCACTACACTGAAGGTATGTGTCCCTTTCGAGGTGTAATTCTAGTTTTTTCTATCTTCTTGAAACAATCAGAAGGGTGGTGGGGGTTTGTTTCGCCACCTGAACTCAGTTAATCAGAGGATATTATCACACGTAGTTTACTAGAATAAAATACCTAGAAATTGAAATCTAGGAAGCAGAAAAGTTTCTTCCATCTCTCAGACAATATTTTGTGGGTAAGTTTGGCTAGTCTAATAGACCTGGCTACCTGTAGCATCCCATCTTAATTGTTCTTTGTCAAACCGCCATGCATTTGTTCAGATCAATTTAACTGTACAAACACAACACCTTTGGGTTTCCATGAAACAATATGAAATTGTACTTTTCTTGGTAATGCCATGTTCGTGACCAAATTGTTTTGGGCATCAAACTAAGAAACAAGAAAAATAATCGAATTGACCAAAGTACATGTGTGTAGGGATTTTTTTTGTTATTCATGCAACTATTGGAGCCCATTATAAATTCTCCCCGGGCAAGCTTGAAATATGGGTAACATTATGAATTGCCATAGATATGCTCGTAGATGTAATCATAATAATAACTATTATGCGAGCATGTTCTAGATATAGAATAAAAATCGATGTAAGAAAACTGCACACATCTGTAATCTGATCATAGCCAAGTCAGTCGCAATGCGTGACATAAGCTGAATCTAAAACATGACCACTGGGCAAAAGTTGATGTCGACGCCTAGTTAAGGAAGTCcccatacttttatgcatatgctgCGCTTAGGCAGTCCCAATGCATTGAATCTTAATCTTATCTATCTAGATTGGCCATTTTTTCCAAATATGCTCAACCAGGCTTGATATGAGTCAGACTAGCCCAAACATTGGAATCTCTTGGTAGCACGTTTAGAAATTCAGGCACATTGCCTCGACTGAAATTGGTGGTTGAGCAATTTGACTATCATGTTATGAAGAACCATGCGAGACCAAATGATTGTCTTGAGATTGCTTCGGTCAATTAGACGTATCGTTCACCCACAATATGAAACCGACCTTGCAAGACACAAAATGCCCACACAATGTCTTTCCTTGTCCATTCTGGGTATTATATTCCATCTTCGCTTGAGGAGCTTCCCCTCTCAACTGCTGCCAAACGATAATTGATTAAGCACATTGATATCGTTGTTCAGTGTTCAATCTGTCAAAACCAAAGAAGGTATGGCGTATCCAAAGATCTTGTGAAGTTACTGACTCTAGAATCATTGTAGGAACATCTTGCCGTTAGTGAATGAGACATCTTTAGCGCCAGTGCATGCACCATTCCCCTATGCGCTAAAACGATATGGAGAAACATGAGTTTTGTCCTTCAAAATCTTCCATCAAATGCCATGCGTCTCATACCCGCTAGATCCTGAAGTATTTACTGTTCCGTTTTTTGGCTCATTTAAATATCTCCAGCGACACTTTAAGTTAgtattttgtttatttttatgCGTGAGCTGACAATCATTCTATCATGTATAAGCCTGTCAGGAAAGGTACAAATGGTGGAGTGACCGTACAAGGACTTCTTGCTGCCACAGCAGGTGGTCTAACCATTGGTCTGACTTTTGTTGCTGTTGGACTTATGACAGCTGAATGCTCTTTTAAGACGGGGCTTCGACAGCTCCTAGTTATACCTATCTCTGCTGCTGCTGGTTTGCTTGGGAGTCTAATTGATTCGTTGCTGGGTGCTACACTTCAGTTCAGCGGATACTGCAGCGTTCGGAAGAAGGTAAATTTTTCCATCACACTTAGGTTGGAATCATGCTTTCAATATATACGAGCCATGATCCATCGTTTAAGTAAGATTGCATCTCAAGAAATCATGAAGACATACTGCTGGTCAGTTTGTGGGACTTGCATGCCTTTTTAGCACACTTGGTACATTCAGCCAGTGATGTTAAAACATATATATGTTAATGTTAGTTAAATGTTAAATTGGTGCTAGTGACCAAATTGGTCCCTCAAGTTCAGTAAATGGGCCTTGTTGGTCGCTCACATTTCAAACGGTTCAAATAAGTCCTTCAAATTTGCATTTTGTAACACCTTTTGGATGACATGTCACGCCACAAGCCTTCTGACTCAGGAAACATTGTCCCCACTTTGACTAGGCTCTAAAGAAAAGACTAAAGTTCCCCCCACCATAATTAGTTCGCTAGATCAACCCATTTCATGAGAAATAGACAGATGGACTAGTTGAAACAAACCAACCAATCCCACAAAGAAAGACACCATGGTGAGATTATGAGCTCTCTAGTGATAGGGGGTTACCTTGGTGCAGTGTATGGGTCAAAGCCTAGGTCACCATTGCTGAAGTATAAGTGCATTGCTCACCTTTCTCTATCACCTTGAGCTTTTGGGTGAACTAGCTGGTGCACGcaattttacatggtatcagagctacgaGCTCTTGAGTCGATCCGGTTGGTacaatttaaaataaaaaatggtAGTCCACTTTCAGTCCAGGCTTAGATTGAGGGAGCCACATGTAAGGGCGAGTGTTGAAATGTTAGTGCGTTGCCCACGTTTCTTCTTACCTGCGTAATGTGTAGTGACAGATAGTTGGTATGAATGCAGTTGAGTTGGAAAAGCTTATTTGGCCGAAAGAAAAACTGATGCAACTAGTATAGAAACAAGTCGTGAGAATTGAATCATGGTGATATTTGGGACACAGAATCAGATGATCTTTTGGATGAGAAAGAAACATAAATGATAGGTCTAATGTAGAACATTTTATTGGTACAACTAGCTTCTCTCTTGGGGTACATAAGACCGTACCGAATAGACttgtttgcatccaaagacaactACACGTTTATCCTAAAATATGGCAGCTGAGGTCGAACTTGTCTGAGTAGGTGGCTTTACCCCACAAGTCCACcgtggaatttttttgttttattttcttggcTGAAAAAGGTAGGAGCTCTGGCATGCATTATATGAGAAAAAGGTTCATTTACAACTCTAGAAGGACAAAGCAAGGGGCAAAGACTAATAAAAGCTAAGATAGGCACTAACAGAAAGGTGCAAAGCTTGGACGTAGCTGCTGGGCAAAATATCTGCTCCTCGTAGGTCCATCACTTCTTCCTGCTGCTGACTCGTTTCCGTTGTCGAGTAGTAACCAGGAATTTAATCCTACATTGGGCTGCCCTGATAGAGcccaatttttatttttattttgaggcACCCTGGTGTGGGAATTTAATCCTACATTGGGCTGCTTTGATAGATCGAATGCTCCTCCCCTGTCACTTGGCGTCACACTGCTTCCAATCCTCCTGGTTGGTGTGCCTtggactttatgatgttttgcgtCATCATACTGAGCACACCGCCTTGAATACATTGCAGCTTCAGATCAAATCGCTGCGTCGAAGCCATAATTAGTCATGTCGATGCCTTGATGACTCCTGGGTCTTACAGACTTCTGGGCATTGTTGGGCTCACGTGCTATGTTAGATGCATCCCAGCCTCTTGCTGCTCGCAAAGGAGGCAACTTTGACCATGCATCCAAGATTCCAAGCTAGGATGGCAGGGTGGTCCGTAGGAAGGATCTTGTATTGCTCAGAAGTACCTACATAAGTTAGGGACTTCCTTTATTCTTGATTCTGGCAAACGGATCTGATGCTCTATTAGTACGAGACAAGCAGCATGGCTGTTTCCCTTGGACCTTGCAATCTGCAAGTTCGTGAGGGTAATTTGCCCTTTCCAGTGCTATTTGGTAGAACAGAAATGTGACGGAGATTGTGTGATCTGTCTACTTGTCTACATGCTTATGTGGCATGCCGTGTCTTCTAGGGAATATTGGTTGGCCCAAACTGTAAATGTTAGGTCAACCGGGGGACCAATCTGCTACTTAAGGCAATATAAGATTTCCAATGGTATGGGCCTCAAAATTATCTTATCCACATTGGCTATTCTGGTGTGTTGATTTTATATTCTACTTTCAAGATATACACACATGTAGTAATCGTGGTTCTCCGTTTTGGAAGGTTGGCTTGGCTGCCTTTGCAAACGCGGTTTATGATTTTGAACCAGATATGATCCATGAAATTTTGTGTTCACGACATTCAACAGTTTGCCTGTCCTCTTCATGTAGGTGGTCAGTAAACGGGGACCTACCGTCACCAAGATTTCTGGAATGACTATCCTGGATAATGATGCTGTTAATGCAGTGTCAGTGCTACTAACAGCTGTGATTACAGCTTATGCATGCATTTTCTTCTTCTAGAAGCAAAGGTTtagttgccttttcacttgttccTAATGCTCAGTGTCATGTGGAATGTAAAGATTATAAGGGCTCTATGGCATGATGTTTACCCTCAAGCAAGATGTATAATGAAGTGTTGGACTCGCTGAGCAAAGTTTGACGAGCTTGATGACGTTTGCTCCAGGCAACTTGTTTGGTTGCACAAAAGTGCAGGCTGGGAACTGTCAAAGTAGTTCAAGCAAGTCCACCCGAGTCGTCATGCGAAATTGCAATTATGGCAATATGTTGTCCCTGAGGAAAGTATGTCATGTGGATTATGGCTATTGCAGTATTTAGTTCACCTTCTTTGGATGACAATGTAGCAATTACCCTTTCTGCCATCAAAACAGGGTTATACAAAGTAAAGTTGACCGCAATTTTGAAGGTACATAACATAAGCTTGCTTAAAGAAAGGGATACACAAGGGTGATCTACCTTTACTGTTGTACTATATCATTTATGCCTTCGTCTTTATGTTCCATAAATTTTTTGCTGCCCTTGCATTATATTTTGGGAGGACCACCATAGTTTTTTGCTTCCTCTCTTCTCCTGTCACGCTGATCGCCTGTCACGCTGGCACCGCCAATGTACAGGCTTTCTTCGTGACGGGGCACGTGAAAACCGACCCTGAACCCGTGGAACATAGCTCTCACACGCCGCTTCGCTGACGCTAAGAAATCAAAGCTAGAAAGACGCTGAAACCACCCGACGCTTGGATAGCTAGACAAGCACCAAGATCTGTAGTGTCAGGCTATCAGCGTTTCCACTTGCAGGCTGAAACACATCCAGTACGTACGTGCTGTGTTTCGTTGATGGTTCAGCGGAGTGCTGCGGTGCCACGTCCATGGTCCTTGTCTATATGTAGTCCCTCCTTCGGTCGTTCTCGTTGCCTTCTCTCCGCTTTGTATCCGCCATGGCAACGGGGAGCAAAGCAATACTGGCTCTCGCCATACTCGCCGCATCCTTGTCCGTCTCGCGCGCCGTGACATCGTCCTACGTGCGGCCCAAGCCGAGGACGACGCTCTCCGAGCTCAAATCCGTTCTTGAGGACGCCCAAGGCCAGACGCCACAGCAGGTACGCTTCACGAATGCTCCTGCATATCATGTTAATTCCTCCGCAGGTCCACTTCTTAAAATATTCTCCAATGATATCTTACAAGCTTTTCTTAAACTATTTGATCAAACTCAGCTCACTGGGTTGAAATAAAAGTTTCCGTGCAAGTTAAAGTGAGTGTCTATGAAGCTCTCAAGTTATTTATCTATGTGGCTTTAACTTTGATAttgttcgcaaaaaaaaaactttgatgCCTAATATTGGTAATAAAAACTACTTACCCGGTTTAATCATTTCTCATTTGGTTAAAGTAGTAGCTATTTCTGAGTTACCACTTGAAAGGAAGTGATTTAATCCAACCGACTGATCTTGGGGAGAAATTCGCCAATCTTCTTGGATTAAAAACCTCTCCATTGGCTCCTCTCACCTGCTCTCCCTTCTCCACGAAGGAGCACCTCCGATCCCCTtgatctctcaagagcctcccccCTCCTCTTCATCTTGCTTGAGTTTTGTTGCAATGATATTGCaatcattcaaaaaagatgaggtTTATATTGCACAAATTGGATGATCATCGTAGTTTAACTAAATCACACTGTGGGGAAGGCGCCTGAACATACCCCCTCTGCTCGTGGTAATGCACCTAGAAATATAAGATCGCAACATCATATTGTTGTAATATAAAGGTGAAGAAATAACTTTCTCTAAGTCGATTGAGCCTGATTCAGATAAACTTGATTCTTTATTTTTTTGACCTGAATCTAGATGCAACTCATGCAATGTCCTAAGGTCGACTGCAACATCTCTTTATAAACACCATGCCTACCGCCAAACCCTATTGCATCTAGTTCTATTGACCTACCTCCTTTACCATCATCGTCACTACCTCCATATCAACCCGCCCACGCCGCATCGCTAGTGAGCTTCACATCATGCTTTCATGGTGCCCCTCTCGGCTTCACTAATGTGAGTGATTATAGGAAAGGAAAATAGTTAGCGTACCTTTAATTACAAGAGATTTTCATCAAATAACAATGTGACGTCCTTCACGTGCCAGTGTGCCACAACGTGGCGTTCATTGTGGCCATGCATGGTGGATTCATGGATAATAACACTAGGGATGTGAAAGGTACTGTAGCAAGCAAGGTATATGCTTTGTTGCCTAGTGGTATCTTGAACAAAGAGTGTGGCTGGATTCACAGAAGGATGCCAGCAAGGATCGCTTCGAGCGTTGTATAACTAGTTTGCATTCGCTTCCTGGCTACTGGCCTCCCAAGAACGCGACAGGAGACAAAATGCGCTCGGTTGAGCTTTTGGTTGTACATCAGTAAGCTTTTGTTGCAGTATTCAGAGACAACAAGATATCTAAGTTAGGTAATTAGTCGTACGTGAAGTTGGCTTTCATGTTGCTTTCTTAATTTAGTCAAAAAATGGTAATCACAAATCTCACCAGAATCCCAACAAATATCACCTGTAGAGTGACGCATTTCCTAGCGCGGAAGATTTCTTATTTCTTGTCCACGCATTGTAGCTTTACCTGTCCCTTCATGATTTTCAGAAAGTCtttatttttttggttttttccaCTCACGTGATGTATTCATATTTTTCTTTGGACGCCAAAATTGAGCTCCAGAGTGAACAGTTTTGGACCAAAGGATTACCACGTGATAACTTAGTTTTTACTAATTTTGATGGCAGTTGTTATCTGTCGTCGGCTAAAAATTGGATTGGTAGCAAGTCGTCCACTTCGCGAGACTAAAACCCAAATGTTCTCTTCttataattttcttttctttatttttctttttgcaagatttatgattaaaaatggaaatatggttTAGTGATCTGGATTGTCTGTCTTGCACTTTAGAGTGAATTCCTACTTTCACCCCTTAGTTATGCAGCTGGGACTATCCCACTTAGTGTTActtttgttagatgtatatatcagtctattgtagttttcccatatgttagggggctttctgcatatgtgcatctgtacatgtactatatattgtggcccttggccccctggtaatacaacaagcatattgccctaacaactTCTACAAAAATATCCAATCTAGAAGACTTTAAACGTGGTTTTACCcgagcagaggaagaagatggagaaaAGAAGTATCAAGAACCAAGAAAACGAAATTCAATTATAAAAATGTAAGTAATTGTAGGAAAGGAAAATAGTTAGCGTAATCTTAATTACAAGAGATTTGCATCAAATAACAACGTGAAGTTCTTAACTTGCCAGTGTGCCACAGCGTGGGGTTCATCGAGACCATGCATAGTGGATTCATGGACCAAGAGTATATGCTTTGCTGTCTAGTGGTATCTTGGACCAAAAGTGTGGTTGGATTCACGGAAGGAGGCCAGCAAGGATCGCTTCGAACGTTGTATAACTAGTTTGCATTTGCTTCCTGGCTACTGGCCAAGAACGCGACAGGAGAAAAAACAAAATGCGCTCCGTTGAGCTTTTGGTTGTATGTCAGTAAGCTTTTGATGCAGTATTCAGATATGACACGAAATCTAAGTTAGGTTATTAGATGTTGGCTTTCATGTTGCTTCCTTAATTCAGTAAACAATGGTAACCACAAACCTCACCAAAATCCCAACAATATCACCTGTAGAGTGACGCATTTCCTAGCACGGAAGACTTCTTAAGTTTTCTTGTCCACGCATTGTAGTTCTAGCTGGTTCCATCGGACGAGCCGTTtttgcacccgggagcatatgctcccgattTTTTAAATGAGTTCTAAACGtagtttaaaatgttaaaaaaaattgaacaaaaaatCGATGCATACGTGTCGACATTCTATGTGCTCATAAACTCGTTTCGTCGAAAACCACATAGGACACAAAAACAAATTTCTGTTCTGCGAGACCGTAATACTTGAGCATCTTCAGGTAAATGCCGATAGCAGCGCTGCAGAATCTGATCGACTCGTCCCCAAGGAATTCCATGAGGGCCTCTGCAATTGCATCCGTGTGCAGAATGTGGAAGACGAGCACTTCGCTGGCGACACAGAGttggaggacggcggcgcgctgcCTCTGCTGGAGTGGAAGGTCCTTCTGGCTTCCTGGCTTCACAATGATGAACTCGCAATCTAGGCCGACGCACTTGGTCGGAGCAGCATCGAGGTACTTTTCCTTCACACGGCGGATCCACCTCTTCACCCTCTCTACACGATGGGTGAAGGTCATGCAGAAGGTCATGCATTTCTTGTCGAAATGGTACACCCTGGAGGGTGCTACAAACCCGCCATTAGAGCAGAGTCTTCGTGTTCTTGGATGTTGGTGGGCGAAGACATAATTTGGAGGGATCGATCGAGATCGGGAGATAGGCTGGGAGGTTGATCATCTCGTAATCATAGTAGAATCAACTGTGAAAATGATAAGAAAGGAAATACAATTAATTGATCTAAATAGTGGGGCTTCCCCTTTTTTtcaaaattccaccgatctattaa encodes:
- the LOC124655141 gene encoding protein PGR-like, which encodes MAVASIAVRSAVGAALSAVIAARAVRRRSLDVSGGVAGFAVMAIHLACGYRYGALLLAFFFTSSKVTKIGEDRKRRVEEDFKEGGQRNWMQVLANSAIATVLVIILAITTGGQDQCLDSNDSKYITGIIGSIIGHYCCCNGDTWSSEIGVLSDEQPRLITTLKPVRKGTNGGVTVQGLLAATAGGLTIGLTFVAVGLMTAECSFKTGLRQLLVIPISAAAGLLGSLIDSLLGATLQFSGYCSVRKKVVSKRGPTVTKISGMTILDNDAVNAVSVLLTAVITAYACIFFF